The following DNA comes from Thermococcus piezophilus.
CAGGGAGGGGTACTTAACGGCACTTCAGGAACTGGATGATGGAAAACTTGAAACAACGATACCCAGGGCCTTTGAGTACGTTAGAAAGCTCTACCCTGTTAATAAAGAGAGGGCCTTTAACGTCTACCACTTCATCAACACACTGATGGAAGAGGGAACTCCGATGATTCTTGCCGGAAAGTTCAACGTCGTTGAAGTCTTCGCCCGCGCTGACCGAAAGGAGGAACCGAGAGACGAAACCAAGAAACGGCTGTTCGAGATTTATAACCTTCTCAAACGGTTCATCAATTACACCGATGAAAGAATCAGAGACATCCCGGCCATGCTCTTTGGCCTGGGGAAAACCGTTTAAGCCCTTCCACTTTTCTTCTCCTGGTGGTGGGATGAGAATTGGAATCATTGGAAGCGGTGCCGCGGGGTTGACCGCTGCAATAGCCCTCGCGAGGCGCGGCTTTGATGTCACTGTCATCGGAAAGGGGTTCAAAAACACTAACTCATACCTCGCCCAGGCGGGGATAGCCTTTCCAATCCTAGGCGGTGATTCTCCTAAAGCCCACGTTCTCGACACCGTAAAGGCCGGCAAGTACCTCAACGACGAAGAGGTCGTCTGGAACGTCGTGACAAAATCCTCTGAGGCTTACGATTTTCTAACATCGCTCGGTCTTGAGTTTGAGGCCAACGAGACGGAGGGGGGACACTCCTTCCACAGGGTCTTCACGATAAGGAACGAGACCGGAAAGCACCTGATAAAGCTCCTCCACATGGCCTCAAGAGAGCATGGGGTGAACTTCGTCGAAGGCCTTGCCGAAGAGCTCGCCGTTAGAGATGGTATAGCCTACGGCGTCTTTCTCGATGGGGGGCTGCTGAAGTTCGACGCTACCATTCTGGCCACGGGCGGCTTCGCTTCGCTGTTTAAGTACACCTCCGGCTCGCCCCTCAACCTCGGAACGCTGATAGGCGATGCCGTCATAAAAGGTGCTCCAGCAAGGGACCTGGAGTTCGTCCAGTTCCATCCCACAGGCTTCATCGGGAAGGAGGGCATCAAGCTCTTGAGTGAGGCCGTCAGGGGAGCTGGAGCTAAGCTCGTGACGGATGACGGCGAGCGCTTCGTGAACGAGCTCTCCACGAGGGACATCGTAGCGAGGGCCATATACCACCAGATGCAGGCTGGAAAGAGAGTCTATCTCGATGCAACTGGCATAGAGAACTTCAAACGTAAGTTCCCCCAGATATACGCCTTCCTCATCAAGGAGGGAATAGACCCCTCCAAGGACCTTATTCCAGTCTTTCCAATAGCCCACTACACCATCGGCGGGGTAGCGGTCGACCTGGGGTACCGCACGGGTATTAAGAATCTCTACGCAGTTGGGGAAGCCATGAGCAACGGTTTCCACGGGGCGAACAGGCTGGCGAGCAACTCTCTGCTGGAGTGCATCGTGAGCGGACTTGAAGTTGCCAGAACCATAGCGAGAGATAGGCCGAAGCTTGGCGGGGTTCCAGAGGTTCCCTACACCTTTGACTCTCTGGGTGATGTTGAAGCCCTCAGGGAAATACTGTGGGAGCACGCTGGAATAGTGAGAACTGCCGAAGGCCTGAGGTTTGGCTTGGAGAAGCTTAATGGGATTGAGGTTGATGGAAGGCTTAAGCTGCTCGCGAAGGGTGTTCTTGAGTGTGCTTTGGCAAGGGAGGAGAGCAGGGGGAGCCACTACCGTGATGACTTTTCCGTCATGAGGAAGGAGTTTGAGAGGCCGAGCTTCTTCGACGGGAGGTGCAGGCTCTGAGCCCAAACATTTAACTTCTCATCGAATCATTATCATACCCGGTGAAACGGGTGGAGCTCCTCTACCTCATAGCCTCCTTCGCAGTCATCATCGCCCTCATCTGGCTTAAAATCAACATCGGCGTCTCGATATTCGTCGGCTCACTTGTTCTGGCCTTTCTGTTCGGCATGAGCCCCTCCGATGCGGTTGTGGCCCTCTATCATTCTGCCACCTCCTGGGAGACCATCAGGCTCGTACTTATCATCGCCTTCATCATGGGGATGACCTCGGTGTTCTCACAGATCGGCTATTTGAAGGATATGGAGGCCGCCGCGGGCAACCTCTTCCCCAAGGCCAAGTACTCACTGGCAATGCTTCCGGCCCTCATAGGCCTCATGCCGATGCCCGCTGGCGCCCTCGTTTCGGCCCCCATGATAGAGCCCGTCGCGGGCAGGTTTGAGCTGAAGCCAGAGGATAAGACGCTGGTCAACTACTGGTTCAGGCACATATGGGAGCACTCCTGGCCGATGTACCAGGCCATAGTAATCGCCTCCGCCATCGTCGGGATTTCCATAAGGGAGATAAGCACCAAGATGTTCCCCCTGACGGTTCTTATGGCTATCATCGGCTACCTGATGCTGATTCGGCCCCTTCCGGATGACGGGAGTGGCGAGGGCGACTTCAGAACCGGCCTAAAGCTCCTCCTGAAGAGCACGTACCCCATACTGGTTATCATACTCGTTTCAATCGTTCTGGGCATCGACATGGTCTACGGTGCTTTTCTCGGCTTCCTCTCGGTTCTCATTCCCAACCTGAAGAGGGTGAGCCTGAAAGAGGTCATTGCTCATGCCCTCCAGCCCAAGATAGTCTTCCTCCTCGTTTCGGTCATGTACTTCAAATACGTCCTTGAGGTTACGGGGGCCGTGGAGGCCCTCCCAAAGGGCATGTTGGCCATGAACCTCCCAGTAATCCTTGTCCTCATGGTGACGCCCTTCGTTGTCGGCCTGATGACGGGCATAAGCTTCGCCTACGTCGGCATGACCTTTCCGCTGTTGCTCCCCTTCTTCACGAGCTTTGACAGGGTCGCCCTTGCCTATCTAAGCGGCTACATGGGGATGCTATTCAGTCCTGTCCATCTCTGCTTCGTTTTCTCGGCCGAGTACTACGGGGCCGAGCTCCGGAAGGTCTATTTGAGGCTGCTGGTTCCCGCTCTGGCCATCTTCCTGCTCGGGCTTCTTTACATCACCGTTGTGCTTTAGAACAAGCTTTTATACCCCTGAGCATAGCATTCTCTAGGTGAGATCATGAAAATGGATGAGCTCGTTAGGGAGATTGAACGTCTCAAAGAGGAGAGAAACGCCATAATCATGGCCCACAACTATCAGCTGCCCGAGATTCAGGACATAGCGGACTTCCTCGGTGACAGCCTTGAACTCGCAAGGAAAGCTGTT
Coding sequences within:
- a CDS encoding TIGR00529 family membrane protein, with product MELLYLIASFAVIIALIWLKINIGVSIFVGSLVLAFLFGMSPSDAVVALYHSATSWETIRLVLIIAFIMGMTSVFSQIGYLKDMEAAAGNLFPKAKYSLAMLPALIGLMPMPAGALVSAPMIEPVAGRFELKPEDKTLVNYWFRHIWEHSWPMYQAIVIASAIVGISIREISTKMFPLTVLMAIIGYLMLIRPLPDDGSGEGDFRTGLKLLLKSTYPILVIILVSIVLGIDMVYGAFLGFLSVLIPNLKRVSLKEVIAHALQPKIVFLLVSVMYFKYVLEVTGAVEALPKGMLAMNLPVILVLMVTPFVVGLMTGISFAYVGMTFPLLLPFFTSFDRVALAYLSGYMGMLFSPVHLCFVFSAEYYGAELRKVYLRLLVPALAIFLLGLLYITVVL
- a CDS encoding L-aspartate oxidase, with product MRIGIIGSGAAGLTAAIALARRGFDVTVIGKGFKNTNSYLAQAGIAFPILGGDSPKAHVLDTVKAGKYLNDEEVVWNVVTKSSEAYDFLTSLGLEFEANETEGGHSFHRVFTIRNETGKHLIKLLHMASREHGVNFVEGLAEELAVRDGIAYGVFLDGGLLKFDATILATGGFASLFKYTSGSPLNLGTLIGDAVIKGAPARDLEFVQFHPTGFIGKEGIKLLSEAVRGAGAKLVTDDGERFVNELSTRDIVARAIYHQMQAGKRVYLDATGIENFKRKFPQIYAFLIKEGIDPSKDLIPVFPIAHYTIGGVAVDLGYRTGIKNLYAVGEAMSNGFHGANRLASNSLLECIVSGLEVARTIARDRPKLGGVPEVPYTFDSLGDVEALREILWEHAGIVRTAEGLRFGLEKLNGIEVDGRLKLLAKGVLECALAREESRGSHYRDDFSVMRKEFERPSFFDGRCRL